The following are from one region of the bacterium genome:
- a CDS encoding PIN domain-containing protein has product MVKILIDSSAWIHFFRGSPPAFTEVVKRLIWDDIAATCGPVLTEVVRGARDKKEEKTLRNKLLPLICYSLQEEDFWEAASLGVSLGRKGYTVNTLDLLIAHVCLRERIPILHDDSDFEFIARHASLKTLRL; this is encoded by the coding sequence GTGGTTAAGATCCTCATCGACTCCTCGGCCTGGATTCATTTCTTCCGAGGATCTCCACCTGCCTTCACGGAGGTCGTGAAGCGATTGATTTGGGATGATATCGCCGCCACCTGCGGACCCGTGCTCACCGAGGTCGTTCGCGGAGCGAGAGACAAGAAAGAGGAGAAAACTCTAAGGAACAAACTTTTGCCTTTAATCTGCTATTCGCTGCAGGAAGAGGATTTTTGGGAGGCGGCGTCTCTGGGAGTTTCTCTGGGTCGGAAGGGATACACCGTCAACACCTTGGATCTCTTAATCGCCCATGTCTGTCTTCGCGAGAGGATTCCCATTCTCCATGACGATTCGGATTTTGAATTCATCGCGCGCCATGCTTCGCTCAAGACCCTGAGGCTGTGA
- a CDS encoding tetratricopeptide repeat protein yields the protein MDLSLLAEHDLDGVPLEEIAFAVAREKYPDFDADHYRGKIDEYARRADQRVGGVVGAHAIVQGLSHYLFDEEGFSGNSGDYYNPANSFLNDVLDTRQGIPITLSILFIAIGRRIGMNVRGVSFPGHFLVRYESEDGVLFIDPYHKGKILTEAECRDRLKEMYGNDLPYHDAFLEPAGHREILLRMLTNLKLIAFMQRDYPMALKLLNRILLFKPEGPFELKERGLVEYQLECFGPAFKDLETYLKRQPDDPDRPDLENYLEDLRGKVDRIM from the coding sequence ATGGATCTGTCCCTCTTGGCGGAACATGACCTCGACGGAGTACCCCTCGAGGAGATCGCCTTTGCCGTGGCGCGCGAAAAGTATCCCGACTTCGACGCCGACCATTACCGGGGCAAGATCGACGAATACGCCCGACGGGCCGATCAGCGCGTGGGAGGCGTGGTCGGGGCGCACGCCATCGTCCAGGGATTGAGCCATTACCTTTTCGACGAAGAAGGCTTCAGCGGCAATTCCGGAGACTATTACAACCCGGCGAATAGTTTCCTCAATGACGTCCTCGATACCCGGCAGGGCATCCCCATTACGCTCTCGATCCTCTTCATCGCCATCGGACGGCGCATCGGCATGAACGTCCGCGGCGTGAGTTTTCCCGGCCATTTCCTCGTCCGCTACGAGAGCGAGGACGGCGTCCTCTTCATCGATCCCTACCACAAGGGAAAGATCCTGACCGAGGCCGAGTGCCGGGACCGGCTGAAGGAGATGTACGGCAACGACCTGCCTTACCACGACGCGTTCTTGGAACCCGCCGGGCATCGCGAGATCCTGCTCCGGATGCTCACCAACCTGAAGCTCATCGCGTTCATGCAGCGCGACTACCCGATGGCGCTCAAGCTCTTGAACCGCATCCTCCTCTTCAAGCCGGAGGGACCGTTCGAGTTGAAGGAGCGGGGTTTGGTGGAATACCAGCTCGAATGTTTCGGGCCGGCCTTCAAGGATTTGGAAACCTATCTGAAGAGACAACCCGACGACCCCGACCGGCCGGATTTGGAGAATTACCTGGAGGATTTGCGGGGCAAGGTGGATCGGATCATGTAG
- the ppcA gene encoding phosphoenolpyruvate carboxylase: MRKIPATMATQHPDNAGVPYWGDTAFISTLDEVEECYRVFSDLGIDEYMWDWEGKFVDEAVVDRLFNKHEAYFRKNQLGLDKFLTFRVPNIWKEHGFRLARSYMTIITASHTAAEHGMHTPPIFEVILPMTTEAKQLVTILEKYRNALKYERAIFEERVAGESTLEMIPLIEGSATLLQSRKILKDYVARYQTLWKRRVPYLRPFIARSDPALDAGFIPAVLSARGAISEYYRFEEESGVPVFPIIGVGCPLFRGGLSPGTIDSFLENYAGVRTVTIQSAFRYDYPLAQVKRAVARLKTDLPRRKPKRFEEGDIREIIRFSEHFAGFYRPVVTALAGMINDLARFVPAHRERIPHTGHFGYSRKLGKTTSLPRAISFVATLASLGIPPSVLGTGRGLKELLKDKTAEKRLLRYLPTFAEDLGRIGAYLNWENLKFLIKQDPAWEAVREDVVFLEKFLGRRMGPQTSEEFVHRNLTSNIYHYWRGGKKPEVPELKDAILQAARARRSLG; this comes from the coding sequence ATGCGCAAGATCCCCGCCACCATGGCCACGCAGCACCCGGACAACGCCGGCGTTCCGTATTGGGGCGACACGGCGTTCATCTCGACGTTGGACGAGGTCGAGGAGTGCTACCGGGTCTTCTCGGACCTCGGGATCGACGAATACATGTGGGACTGGGAGGGCAAGTTCGTCGACGAGGCCGTGGTCGACCGGCTTTTCAACAAGCACGAGGCTTACTTCCGCAAGAATCAGCTGGGACTCGACAAGTTCCTCACCTTCCGCGTTCCGAACATCTGGAAGGAGCATGGATTCCGTCTCGCGCGTTCCTACATGACGATCATCACCGCGTCGCACACGGCGGCCGAGCACGGCATGCACACGCCGCCCATCTTCGAAGTGATCCTCCCGATGACCACGGAGGCCAAACAGCTCGTGACGATTTTGGAAAAATACCGGAACGCCCTCAAGTATGAGCGCGCGATCTTCGAGGAGCGCGTCGCCGGCGAAAGCACGCTCGAGATGATCCCCTTGATCGAAGGCAGCGCGACGCTCCTGCAGTCGCGCAAGATCCTTAAGGACTACGTCGCGCGGTATCAAACGCTTTGGAAACGGAGGGTGCCTTATCTTCGTCCGTTCATCGCGCGGTCCGACCCCGCCCTCGATGCGGGATTTATTCCGGCGGTTCTCTCCGCCCGCGGCGCGATCTCCGAGTACTACCGTTTCGAGGAGGAGTCCGGCGTGCCGGTGTTCCCCATCATCGGCGTCGGCTGTCCTCTCTTCCGCGGCGGGCTTTCGCCCGGGACAATCGATTCCTTTCTGGAAAACTACGCCGGCGTGCGGACGGTGACGATCCAATCGGCCTTCCGCTACGATTACCCGCTTGCGCAGGTGAAGCGCGCCGTCGCGAGGCTCAAGACCGACCTCCCGCGCCGCAAGCCCAAGCGTTTTGAGGAGGGGGACATCCGGGAGATCATCCGGTTCTCGGAACATTTCGCGGGCTTTTACAGGCCCGTGGTCACGGCGCTCGCGGGAATGATCAACGACCTGGCCCGCTTTGTGCCGGCTCACCGAGAGCGCATCCCGCATACGGGGCATTTCGGCTATTCGCGGAAACTCGGCAAGACGACGAGCCTGCCGCGCGCGATCTCCTTCGTGGCGACGCTGGCCTCGCTGGGCATCCCCCCGAGCGTGCTCGGCACCGGTCGCGGCCTGAAGGAACTGCTCAAGGACAAAACCGCCGAAAAGCGACTCCTGCGCTACCTGCCCACGTTCGCGGAGGACTTGGGCCGGATCGGCGCCTATCTCAATTGGGAAAACCTGAAATTCCTGATCAAGCAAGATCCGGCCTGGGAGGCCGTTCGCGAGGACGTGGTCTTTCTCGAAAAATTCCTGGGCCGCCGGATGGGACCCCAGACCTCCGAGGAGTTCGTTCACCGGAACCTGACCTCGAACATCTATCATTATTGGCGGGGCGGGAAAAAGCCGGAGGTTCCGGAGTTGAAAGACGCGATCCTCCAGGCCGCGCGGGCGCGACGGAGTTTGGGATAG
- a CDS encoding M20/M25/M40 family metallo-hydrolase, with the protein MQRYAAMIMMKRALALIFVLILPCAGAADDSPTLDLLRDLIRIDTSNPPGNETTAAEYVHNLLAREGIATEVIESAPGRGNLIARLKGEGTAEGSRKPSLLLLGHLDVVPADPKEWGLPPFSAEIRDGELWGRGALDMKGLAAMEIETFLRLHREKAKLAGDVILLLAADEEAGGTMGAEFLVNNHWDKIEAKYVLNEGSVGVRKLGMDLFPIQVAEKGVTWFKLTARGTSGHGSMPISDNAVAKLARAVDLLGTHRFPFEETAVLKEFLNRVAEELVWWKRLGIRLLFTPVIGPVTRYFVAGALSEEKAVRAVLSHTISPTMLEAGYKVNVIPAEASASLDARILPGETPEGFLQKVRALVGEGFDVTLIKGSIPNESDFRTDFFRVIEDAVRKQDAEAVTAPMISPGGTDSRFFREKGAIAYGLIPLLLTPEQVEGLHGKNERIPVEWVEKGTAIVYDIVKTMQGAQ; encoded by the coding sequence TTGCAACGGTACGCCGCCATGATCATGATGAAGAGGGCCCTCGCACTTATTTTCGTCCTCATCCTTCCCTGCGCAGGTGCGGCTGACGATTCGCCGACGCTCGACCTCCTCCGCGATCTGATCCGGATCGACACATCCAATCCCCCCGGAAATGAAACGACCGCCGCCGAATATGTGCACAATCTCCTGGCGCGCGAAGGGATCGCCACCGAGGTCATCGAATCCGCCCCCGGGCGGGGGAATCTGATCGCACGGTTGAAAGGGGAGGGGACCGCTGAGGGGTCTCGGAAGCCTTCGCTCCTCCTGCTCGGCCATCTGGACGTCGTCCCGGCGGATCCCAAGGAATGGGGCCTTCCTCCCTTTTCGGCGGAAATCCGCGACGGGGAGCTTTGGGGCCGGGGCGCCCTGGACATGAAGGGCCTGGCCGCCATGGAGATCGAGACCTTCCTCCGCCTGCACCGCGAGAAGGCCAAGCTCGCAGGGGATGTGATCCTCTTACTCGCCGCCGACGAGGAAGCGGGCGGCACGATGGGCGCCGAGTTTCTCGTGAACAACCATTGGGACAAGATCGAGGCCAAGTACGTCTTGAACGAGGGATCCGTCGGCGTGCGCAAGCTCGGCATGGACCTCTTTCCCATCCAGGTGGCGGAGAAAGGCGTGACGTGGTTCAAGCTCACCGCGCGCGGGACCTCGGGACATGGGTCGATGCCGATCTCCGACAACGCCGTGGCCAAACTCGCCAGAGCCGTCGACCTCTTGGGCACGCATCGCTTTCCCTTTGAAGAGACCGCCGTCCTCAAGGAGTTCTTGAACCGCGTGGCGGAAGAACTGGTCTGGTGGAAGAGGCTCGGCATCCGGCTTCTCTTCACGCCGGTGATCGGACCGGTCACGCGGTACTTCGTGGCCGGCGCGCTCTCCGAGGAAAAGGCCGTTCGCGCCGTTCTCTCTCACACGATCAGTCCCACCATGCTCGAGGCGGGTTACAAGGTGAACGTCATCCCGGCGGAGGCCTCCGCCTCCCTCGATGCACGCATCCTCCCGGGAGAAACGCCGGAAGGCTTTCTCCAAAAGGTCCGCGCCCTGGTCGGCGAGGGCTTCGACGTCACGCTCATCAAAGGGAGCATTCCGAACGAGTCCGACTTTCGGACGGATTTTTTCCGCGTCATCGAGGACGCTGTCCGCAAACAGGACGCGGAGGCGGTGACGGCGCCGATGATCTCCCCCGGAGGGACGGACTCGCGTTTCTTCCGGGAAAAAGGCGCGATCGCTTACGGACTCATCCCGCTTCTGCTCACGCCCGAACAGGTGGAGGGCCTCCACGGCAAGAACGAGAGGATTCCGGTGGAATGGGTGGAGAAGGGGACGGCGATCGTCTACGATATCGTCAAGACCATGCAGGGGGCCCAATGA
- a CDS encoding sigma 54-interacting transcriptional regulator translates to MEKGQFIDSKYAIHSVLGAGSFSEVFVVDGPGGRSALKLLRKSLSGGPSGEAVEDFKHEFSILKDLNHPNICRILDFGFDPRLKQYYYTTELVEGRDLFEATEGKSVDEILELFVQALRAFNYLHSYKVHHFDVKAANVLVTKGGQIKVIDFGLASIDPRGKMIGTPSYMAPEIIAKERPDARSDLYSLGVLFYSCFTRKNPFRGNSVPETLKRQQTVIAPPASSSRSEIPDYVDRILAKLLEKNPANRTQRAEEALREINFYSPKKFAMETRETLLSYLPEEGRLIGRKGVGEAFDRVFDRVFDPASPDTMGFLMLLGEAGMGKSRLLKDFKYEAQLKGVSVESASVRNPEEISVWLDMFRRQATEGRPTVFLLDDIDHWKENDEGFQQFRGALARLIFGDASGDWSDRLPMLFAGAASSRDSLPAAFWEVLPKDKWETLDLGPFTTQELREYISSLTGLEDPPADLLIGLESRTSGNPLLVTELLRSLIESGALFDAGGRWKKTTFEDLGVDFSNARFSSVLEELLYARYEKLPGGLKKALEVMAVGGRLRAGEITKMAEIEDPAPLLEILLSRDLVAREEPGGRYHLKNATLAELIVEKLPEDRRRFLNDQAASLHPEGSETKLFHEIRGSDLNRAYTLCLEAAERRLQEAHGREAAELFRFALALPVRRSTSQNIELLLKLGESCMLGLDYATALETFGRVEKALSEVKNPLDNVNDRVDALLKIGGVYLKMGEIEKARGSLESALTLLRYLKGDLVRELVAENYRGAILLQEGRLEEARQSFEKTRLRWEKELAPEERPRVTNNDLGVVYLLTQQYSQAMKQFQADLEAHRGLGDRLLLTRTHYHLGEACLGLKDFAAAVEHYQLAANLAQELKNTEFLLRAYNGLGNAFNLMDRPDEAVRFYERGLDLCERTGDLRSHAGILVNIGIIEAAQGHYEKSLRHLDPAVAFLRSLKTRFAIDRQVLVRALLEQGDVYLKQKDWKPSEDALREALRVSEEGEGAQSLRFWVLLTLAQLLRGKGDESGFHKLLPELRKSAQSQDEIERVAALVPAPAEGSDKTVVRSSPPVSQPSIHAPQPVSDASLPPSLRGRLLEIHRAVSAGEDLSQVFHKVVKLAIEVAEMEESALQEPSAKEVQSKLSEMSSKLEQFESLIHATTRRDTKYEYGAIVARSKPMLEIFRLLDKITDTDLTAFVHGESGTGKELIARALHENSGRSKSRFLAVNCGAIPANLMESELFGYKAGAFTGANRDKKGLFEEADGGTLFLDEVAELAHELQAKLLRVVQEGEYYRLGDNRPLKADVRIVSASNKDIEKLSKEGKFREDLYYRLCQIRIDLPALRERREDIPLLIDAFVRQEAGKPLKISSRLLKAMLEYDWPGNIRELENVVKVAVALAENEVIDAKLVPSNYGLAKYLLAMKSSARTGEAGSSLKSGRDPALSATPLIDTRNHYDPSKGWYDYERIILAQAYRLNGFNAKETASMLGLAPATVYKKVRETGLADKNHALYSENFHYDRERKLEDYLKPVFRAALTYAGDKPYTAIANLKVSQGYFYKVMKGT, encoded by the coding sequence ATGGAAAAGGGCCAATTCATCGATTCGAAATACGCGATCCACTCCGTTTTGGGTGCCGGGAGTTTCAGCGAGGTCTTCGTCGTCGACGGGCCGGGAGGACGGTCCGCCTTGAAGCTCCTCCGAAAGTCCTTGAGCGGGGGGCCTTCCGGGGAGGCGGTCGAAGATTTCAAGCACGAGTTCTCCATCTTAAAGGACCTGAACCACCCCAACATCTGCCGGATCCTGGACTTCGGCTTCGACCCAAGGCTCAAGCAGTACTATTACACCACCGAGCTCGTGGAGGGGAGGGACCTATTCGAGGCGACGGAGGGCAAGTCCGTCGACGAGATTCTCGAACTCTTCGTCCAGGCCCTCAGGGCCTTCAACTACCTTCATTCCTATAAGGTCCATCACTTCGACGTGAAGGCGGCGAACGTGTTGGTGACCAAGGGCGGACAAATCAAGGTCATCGACTTTGGACTGGCCTCCATCGATCCACGGGGGAAGATGATCGGGACGCCCTCCTACATGGCCCCCGAGATCATTGCGAAGGAAAGGCCGGACGCCCGGTCCGATCTCTATTCCCTGGGCGTCCTCTTCTATTCCTGCTTCACGCGTAAAAATCCCTTCCGCGGCAATTCTGTGCCAGAGACCTTGAAGAGACAGCAGACCGTGATCGCTCCTCCGGCCTCCTCCTCGAGGTCGGAAATCCCGGACTACGTGGACCGCATCCTGGCCAAACTGCTGGAAAAGAATCCCGCCAACCGCACCCAGAGGGCCGAGGAGGCCCTCCGCGAGATCAATTTTTATTCCCCCAAAAAGTTCGCGATGGAGACGCGCGAGACCCTGCTCTCGTATTTACCGGAAGAGGGGCGGCTGATCGGACGGAAGGGGGTCGGGGAGGCCTTCGATCGGGTCTTTGATCGGGTCTTCGACCCCGCTTCGCCGGACACGATGGGCTTTCTCATGCTCTTGGGAGAGGCCGGCATGGGCAAGAGCCGCCTCTTGAAGGATTTCAAATACGAGGCGCAGCTCAAGGGTGTTTCGGTCGAATCGGCCTCGGTCCGGAATCCCGAAGAAATCTCGGTTTGGCTGGATATGTTCCGGCGCCAGGCCACCGAGGGCCGCCCCACCGTTTTCCTCCTCGACGACATCGACCACTGGAAAGAGAACGACGAAGGCTTTCAGCAATTCCGCGGAGCGCTCGCGCGCCTGATCTTCGGCGATGCCTCCGGAGATTGGAGCGATCGGTTGCCGATGCTCTTCGCCGGCGCCGCCTCCTCCCGCGACTCTCTTCCGGCGGCGTTCTGGGAGGTCCTGCCGAAGGACAAATGGGAAACCCTCGATTTGGGGCCTTTCACGACCCAGGAGCTGAGGGAATACATCTCGTCCCTGACCGGCCTCGAGGACCCGCCGGCGGACCTCCTGATCGGTCTTGAGTCGCGCACGAGCGGAAACCCGCTGCTCGTGACGGAGCTCCTGCGCTCCCTGATCGAGAGCGGCGCCCTCTTCGACGCGGGTGGCCGCTGGAAAAAGACGACGTTCGAGGACCTGGGCGTGGACTTTTCCAATGCCCGTTTTTCCAGTGTGCTCGAGGAGCTCCTCTACGCGCGCTATGAAAAACTTCCTGGCGGGCTCAAGAAGGCGCTGGAAGTCATGGCCGTCGGCGGGCGTCTGCGGGCCGGCGAGATCACGAAGATGGCGGAGATCGAGGATCCGGCGCCTCTCCTGGAGATCCTCCTTTCGCGTGACTTGGTCGCCCGCGAAGAGCCCGGAGGGCGTTACCATCTCAAGAACGCGACACTCGCCGAGCTCATCGTCGAAAAACTGCCCGAAGACCGCCGGCGTTTTCTCAATGACCAGGCGGCCTCCCTCCATCCGGAGGGCTCCGAAACGAAACTCTTCCACGAAATCCGGGGGAGCGACCTCAACAGGGCGTACACGCTCTGTCTGGAAGCCGCCGAGCGGCGATTGCAGGAAGCGCACGGACGCGAGGCGGCCGAATTGTTCCGCTTCGCCCTGGCCCTGCCCGTTCGGCGATCGACGTCGCAAAACATCGAGCTACTTCTGAAGCTCGGCGAATCCTGCATGCTGGGGCTGGATTATGCGACGGCTCTGGAAACCTTCGGGCGCGTCGAGAAGGCCCTTTCGGAGGTCAAGAATCCCCTGGATAACGTCAACGACCGCGTCGACGCCCTGCTCAAGATCGGCGGCGTCTACCTGAAAATGGGGGAAATCGAAAAGGCCCGCGGGTCCCTGGAGTCGGCGCTCACGCTCCTCCGGTACCTCAAGGGCGATCTTGTCCGGGAACTCGTCGCCGAGAACTACCGCGGCGCGATCCTGCTCCAGGAGGGAAGGCTCGAGGAAGCCCGCCAAAGTTTTGAAAAGACGCGTCTCCGCTGGGAAAAGGAGCTTGCTCCCGAGGAGCGCCCGCGAGTGACCAACAACGACCTGGGCGTCGTCTATCTCCTGACGCAGCAATACTCGCAGGCGATGAAACAATTCCAGGCCGATCTTGAGGCCCATCGCGGTCTCGGTGACCGTCTCCTGTTGACGCGGACGCATTATCACCTGGGAGAAGCCTGTTTGGGACTCAAGGATTTCGCCGCGGCGGTCGAGCACTACCAGCTCGCAGCGAACCTCGCGCAGGAGCTCAAGAACACGGAGTTTCTCCTCCGCGCCTACAACGGTCTGGGCAACGCCTTTAATCTCATGGACCGGCCCGACGAGGCCGTCCGCTTCTACGAGCGCGGACTCGACCTCTGCGAGCGCACCGGCGACTTGCGGAGTCACGCGGGAATCCTGGTCAACATCGGCATCATTGAGGCGGCCCAGGGCCATTATGAGAAATCACTCCGCCACTTGGATCCCGCCGTCGCCTTTCTCAGGTCGCTGAAAACGAGGTTCGCCATCGACCGCCAGGTCTTGGTGCGCGCCCTCCTCGAGCAGGGGGACGTCTATCTCAAACAGAAGGATTGGAAACCCTCCGAGGACGCACTGCGTGAGGCGCTCCGGGTCTCCGAAGAAGGCGAGGGCGCGCAATCGCTCCGCTTTTGGGTTCTTTTGACTCTCGCCCAGCTTCTGCGCGGGAAGGGCGATGAGTCGGGCTTCCACAAACTCTTGCCCGAGCTCCGCAAATCGGCCCAATCGCAGGATGAGATCGAGCGAGTCGCGGCGCTGGTGCCGGCGCCGGCGGAGGGTTCCGACAAGACCGTCGTCCGGTCGTCGCCCCCCGTCTCCCAACCGTCAATCCACGCCCCTCAACCTGTTTCCGATGCCTCCCTCCCTCCGAGCCTGCGAGGCCGGCTCCTCGAGATTCACCGGGCCGTGAGCGCGGGAGAGGACCTCTCCCAGGTCTTCCATAAGGTTGTGAAGCTCGCGATCGAGGTCGCGGAGATGGAGGAGAGTGCGCTCCAGGAGCCATCCGCGAAGGAGGTGCAGAGCAAGCTCTCGGAGATGTCCTCCAAACTTGAGCAGTTCGAGAGCCTGATCCACGCGACGACCCGTCGCGATACGAAATACGAATACGGCGCCATCGTTGCGCGCTCCAAGCCCATGCTCGAGATCTTCCGCCTGCTCGACAAGATCACGGATACGGACCTGACGGCCTTCGTCCACGGCGAATCCGGCACCGGCAAGGAACTCATCGCCCGCGCCCTGCACGAAAACAGCGGGCGGTCCAAGAGCCGGTTCCTCGCCGTCAACTGCGGCGCGATCCCAGCCAACCTCATGGAGAGCGAGCTCTTCGGCTACAAGGCCGGCGCCTTCACCGGCGCGAACCGCGATAAAAAGGGCCTTTTCGAAGAGGCCGACGGAGGGACTCTTTTTCTGGACGAAGTCGCCGAGCTCGCGCACGAGCTTCAGGCCAAACTCCTTCGCGTCGTGCAGGAAGGGGAGTACTACCGCCTGGGCGACAACCGCCCGCTCAAGGCGGACGTGCGGATCGTGTCGGCCTCGAACAAGGACATCGAAAAGCTCTCCAAGGAGGGCAAGTTCCGCGAAGACCTCTATTACCGGCTCTGCCAGATCCGGATCGACCTGCCGGCCCTGCGGGAACGCCGCGAGGACATCCCGCTTTTGATCGATGCCTTCGTCCGCCAGGAGGCCGGAAAGCCGCTCAAGATCTCCTCGCGACTTTTGAAGGCGATGCTCGAGTACGACTGGCCCGGCAACATCCGGGAGTTGGAGAACGTTGTGAAGGTGGCGGTGGCCTTGGCGGAGAACGAGGTGATCGACGCCAAGTTGGTCCCGTCCAATTACGGCCTGGCGAAATACCTCTTGGCGATGAAGTCTTCCGCTCGGACCGGCGAAGCCGGATCCTCGCTTAAGTCGGGGAGAGATCCTGCTCTCTCCGCGACACCCCTCATCGATACCAGGAACCATTACGATCCCTCCAAGGGCTGGTACGACTATGAAAGGATCATCCTGGCCCAAGCCTATCGCTTAAACGGCTTCAATGCGAAGGAGACCGCATCCATGCTGGGTCTCGCGCCGGCGACCGTCTACAAGAAGGTCCGGGAGACCGGTTTGGCCGACAAGAACCACGCTCTTTATTCCGAGAATTTCCACTATGACCGCGAACGGAAGCTCGAGGACTACCTCAAACCCGTCTTCCGCGCCGCCCTCACCTACGCCGGCGACAAACCGTACACCGCCATCGCCAATCTGAAGGTCAGCCAGGGTTATTTCTATAAGGTGATGAAGGGGACGTAG
- a CDS encoding carbon starvation CstA family protein has protein sequence MSLPAIAGIFLVVVGTAYVFYSRLIARFFRLSDAVVTPAVEFNDGADFVPTKPFYLMGQHFSAIAAAGPIAGPILACQQFGWLPCLLWIGLGVVFIGAVHDFSALVASIRHRGHSIAEMIRENVGPRAWLAMMLFIWLSLLYVIVAFTDITAGTFVGRIEELEGVKVGFERGGAVAAASAMYLLLSIVLGLVQKKWNPPLWLVTLLFVPATLGVVWLGTQVSSWLIFSKPSWGVIILVYCFVASLLPVWMLLQPRGYLGGFVLYMALAVGVIGVFLGGYDIQQASFKTWNAGGLTGSLFPFLFVTIACGACSGFHGLVCSGTTSKQISKESHCRPVGYGAMLLEGFVAVIALATIMILADSEAKGAPGAIYGAGMGHFLTLVIGKKNLLFAMTFGAMAFSTFVFDTLDVSTRLGRYILQELTGRQGRLSALAATLATTAIPALLLVKAPEGSWSNFWTLFGTSNQLLAALTLLGVTVWLYRTSRRYWFTLIPMLFVMTITFWSLFRQIQITASRVFEEGLKFNVGFVNGLVALALFCLAGLVILEAYRSVRRAPRKRSTQREIFAAE, from the coding sequence GTGTCTCTCCCCGCTATCGCCGGGATTTTTCTTGTCGTCGTCGGAACGGCCTATGTCTTCTACAGCCGCCTGATCGCACGCTTCTTCCGTTTGAGCGACGCCGTGGTGACGCCCGCCGTCGAGTTCAACGACGGCGCCGACTTCGTGCCGACCAAGCCGTTTTACCTGATGGGCCAGCATTTTTCGGCCATCGCCGCCGCCGGTCCCATCGCGGGGCCAATTCTCGCCTGCCAGCAGTTCGGTTGGCTGCCGTGCCTGCTCTGGATCGGCCTGGGCGTTGTCTTCATCGGCGCGGTCCACGATTTTTCCGCCCTCGTCGCGAGCATCCGGCACCGCGGCCATTCCATCGCCGAGATGATCCGCGAGAACGTCGGGCCGCGCGCGTGGCTCGCCATGATGCTCTTCATCTGGCTCTCGCTCCTCTACGTCATCGTCGCCTTCACCGACATCACGGCGGGCACCTTCGTGGGTCGCATCGAGGAATTGGAGGGCGTGAAGGTCGGTTTCGAGCGGGGAGGAGCGGTCGCGGCCGCTTCCGCCATGTACCTCCTCCTTTCCATCGTGTTGGGGCTCGTCCAGAAAAAATGGAATCCGCCTCTGTGGCTCGTGACGCTCCTGTTCGTCCCCGCCACCCTGGGGGTGGTTTGGCTGGGCACGCAGGTCTCGAGCTGGCTGATCTTCTCGAAGCCGTCTTGGGGCGTCATCATCCTCGTCTATTGTTTCGTCGCTTCGCTCCTCCCCGTCTGGATGCTCCTCCAGCCGCGAGGATACCTGGGCGGGTTCGTCCTCTACATGGCGCTGGCGGTCGGCGTGATCGGCGTCTTCCTGGGCGGCTATGACATTCAACAGGCGTCCTTCAAGACCTGGAACGCGGGCGGGTTGACCGGATCGCTCTTCCCTTTCCTCTTCGTGACGATCGCCTGCGGGGCGTGCTCGGGCTTCCACGGGCTTGTGTGCTCCGGCACGACGTCCAAGCAAATTTCCAAGGAGTCTCATTGCCGCCCGGTCGGTTACGGGGCGATGCTGCTGGAAGGCTTCGTCGCCGTCATCGCTCTCGCGACGATCATGATCCTGGCGGATTCCGAGGCCAAAGGCGCGCCCGGAGCGATCTACGGCGCGGGCATGGGGCATTTCCTCACGCTCGTGATCGGCAAGAAAAACCTGCTCTTTGCGATGACCTTCGGGGCGATGGCCTTTTCGACCTTTGTCTTCGACACGCTCGACGTCTCCACCCGGCTGGGCAGGTACATCCTTCAGGAGTTGACCGGGCGCCAGGGGCGCCTTTCCGCGCTTGCGGCCACGCTCGCGACGACGGCGATTCCGGCCCTCCTTCTCGTCAAAGCGCCGGAAGGAAGTTGGTCGAATTTCTGGACCCTGTTCGGCACCTCGAACCAATTGCTCGCGGCGCTCACGCTCCTGGGCGTCACGGTCTGGCTCTACCGAACGTCGCGCCGCTACTGGTTCACCCTGATCCCCATGCTATTCGTCATGACGATCACGTTCTGGTCCCTCTTTCGCCAGATCCAGATCACCGCGAGCCGGGTTTTTGAAGAGGGTTTGAAATTCAACGTCGGCTTCGTCAATGGGCTCGTGGCCCTCGCCCTTTTCTGCCTCGCGGGACTCGTGATTCTCGAAGCCTACCGCTCGGTCCGCCGCGCCCCGCGGAAACGATCGACACAACGGGAAATATTTGCCGCGGAGTAA
- a CDS encoding thioesterase family protein, with protein MKPRFPVKTDLTVRFADVDVMGHVNNAVYLSYFEQARVAFFKKIHEFDLRYMDAKSAFGFIVAEIGVKFLAPTFVDQVLTVALRVAEVRNKAFRFEYEIRDKKTKVVVATGFSVQVSYNYRKHKPFPLSPSLKRRMLAL; from the coding sequence ATGAAACCGCGATTCCCCGTCAAGACCGACTTGACCGTCCGCTTCGCCGACGTGGACGTCATGGGCCACGTCAACAACGCCGTTTACCTCTCGTATTTTGAACAGGCGCGCGTCGCGTTCTTCAAAAAGATCCATGAGTTCGACCTGCGGTACATGGACGCCAAGTCCGCCTTCGGTTTCATCGTCGCCGAGATCGGCGTGAAGTTCTTGGCGCCGACGTTCGTGGACCAGGTCCTGACCGTCGCCCTCCGCGTCGCCGAGGTCCGCAACAAGGCCTTCCGCTTCGAGTACGAGATCCGGGACAAGAAGACCAAGGTCGTCGTCGCGACGGGATTCTCGGTGCAGGTTTCATATAACTACAGGAAACATAAGCCTTTTCCGCTTTCGCCCTCTCTGAAGCGCCGCATGCTGGCCTTGTAG